In Zingiber officinale cultivar Zhangliang chromosome 6A, Zo_v1.1, whole genome shotgun sequence, a single genomic region encodes these proteins:
- the LOC121995379 gene encoding WUSCHEL-related homeobox 8-like gives MALHSGFTRSITKISARQRWTPTPMQLQILESIFYQGSDTPNKQGIKDITAKLAEHCQISETNVYNWFQNRRARSKRKQANPTQNTAELEEAESLNAKRARTEKLVPQSSNLPPISDDHQF, from the exons ATGGCTCTGCATTCAG gATTTACGAGATCTATCACCAAGATCTCTGCAAGGCAGCGCTGGACGCCAACGCCGATGCAGCTTCAGATTCTGGAGAGCATCTTCTACCAAGGGAGCGACACTCCGAACAAACAAGGGATAAAGGACATTACCGCCAAGCTCGCCGAGCACTGCCAGATTTCTGAGACAAACGTCTACAACTGGTTCCAGAATCGAAGGGCTCGGTCCAAGAGAAAGCAGGCAAATCCAACACAAAACACTGCTGAATTAGAAGAGGCCGAGTCCCTCAATGCCAAGAGAGCCAGGACTGAGAAGCTGGTTCCACAGAGCAGTAATCTACCCCCCATAAGTGATGATCACCAGTTTTAG